The segment AGGCCAAAATGGGTGACGGCTCCCGGCCGGAATCGGGCTTTTTCGGCAAGCTCATGTCGGCGGGCCAGCGGGTCCTGACCGGTGAGTCCATTTTTCTGACGCATTTTACCAATCAGGGCATCGGGAAGAAACGGGTGGCCTTTGCCGCGCCGTATCCCGGAAAGATCATTCCCATCGACATGACCAAGGTCAACGGAGAACTGCTGTGCCAGAAGGACGCTTTCCTGTGTGCGGCTCTGGGAACCGAGATCGGTATCGCTTTCAACAAACGTCTGGGAACCGGTTTTTTCGGCGGGGAAGGCTTCATCATGCAGCGTCTGCAGGGTGACGGCAGGGCGTTTGTTCACGCAGGGGGAACGGTCATCAAGAAAAAGCTCAACAACGAAACCCTGCGGGTGGACACCGGCTGCCTGGTGGCGTTTACGGCGGGCATCGACTACGACATCCAGCGTGCGGGCAGCCTCAAATCGATGTTCTTCGGGGGCGAGGGGCTTTTTCTGGCAACCCTGCGTGGCACCGGAACCGTTCTATTGCAAAGCCTGCCCTTTTCGCGTATGGCCGACCGCATTCTGCAGCATGCGCCCAGGGCAGGGGGTTCTTCCAAGGGCGAGGGCTCGGTGCTGGGCGGCCTCGGGAGACTGCTGGACGGAGATTAGGATTTACCTGTTCCAGCAGTATCCGAACGACACCCTTCCAGGGTGAAACCAGTGCCGGGTCCTGGGGATCCAGGTATCCGCATTCTTGGGGTAAAACGCATAGGAAAGGAGTTAATGTGAAAACCATCGGCATGATCGGGGGCATGAGCTGGGAGTCGACCCTGGAATACTACCGCATCGTCAACCGGGCGGTTAAGGAGAAGCTCGGGGGCCTCCATTCGGCCAAGTGCCTGCTCTATTCGGTGGACTTCGAAGCGATCGAAAAACTGCAGCGCGAGAACCGCTGGGAAGAAGCGGGTCAGGTGCTGACCCGCGCTGCGCAGAATCTGGAAAGAGGCGGGGCGGATTTCGTTATTATCTGCACCAACACCATGCACAAGGTAGCGGATGACGTCGCGGCAAGCATTTCCATTCCCTTGCTGCACATCGCCGATGCCACGGCCAAGAAGATAAGGGCCGAGGGCCTGCAGAAAATCGCCCTTTTGGGAACGCGCTTCACCATGGAAGAGGATTTTTACAGGGGAAGACTGGTGAACCAATACGGCCTGGATGTGCTGGTGCCCGATGATGCGGCCATGGATGTCGTGCACGGTGTCATCTACAATGAGCTCTGCCTGGGAAAAATCGAAGCGGCGTCAAAAAAGAAGTATCTGGACATCATCGAGGGGCTGGAAAAGGCGGGTGCCCGGGGCGTCATATTGGGGTGCACGGAAATCGGGCTGCTGGTCAAGCAGGCGGACACCTCGATCCCCCTTTTCGACACCACGGAAATTCACGCCCTGGCGGCCGTCGAGGAAGCTCTTCGCTGAAGGTCAATCCGTTTCGGCAGGGATAAATCCCTGCTCTACAAAGCAGTTGGCTACAGGCCCTGTAGTTCAGGGCTTCAGCCCTGTCAAATAGCGGTTGTCATGTTTAGGATAAAATGAGTTTGCGAACAGCTATATCTTAAGTAGGATCTAAATATGTGTCGAAAACTTTATGGCAACCGCTATATTTACTGCGGTGTGCTCACCATCCTCGCGCCGCAGTAAACGCAATGCCCCGCCCTTTCATCCTGCACCAGCCCGCAGCGGGTGCAGACCGTCCCCTGGATCGGCAGCCGCAGATTGCTCGTGTCCGCAAAAATGCCCTGCAGCTTTTCATCGTAGGTGAAGGTTGCCCGGCATTCGAGGCAGATCATCTGGCGCTCCAGCTTGGCTTCCACCAACCCGCTGCAGAACGGGCATTCGATATAGTGTTTTTGGGGCATCAAGGCT is part of the Deltaproteobacteria bacterium genome and harbors:
- a CDS encoding aspartate/glutamate racemase family protein, producing MKTIGMIGGMSWESTLEYYRIVNRAVKEKLGGLHSAKCLLYSVDFEAIEKLQRENRWEEAGQVLTRAAQNLERGGADFVIICTNTMHKVADDVAASISIPLLHIADATAKKIRAEGLQKIALLGTRFTMEEDFYRGRLVNQYGLDVLVPDDAAMDVVHGVIYNELCLGKIEAASKKKYLDIIEGLEKAGARGVILGCTEIGLLVKQADTSIPLFDTTEIHALAAVEEALR
- a CDS encoding TIGR00266 family protein; its protein translation is MRSHEVDYEIIGDDIQIVEIELDPGETVIAEAGAMNYMDDGITFEAKMGDGSRPESGFFGKLMSAGQRVLTGESIFLTHFTNQGIGKKRVAFAAPYPGKIIPIDMTKVNGELLCQKDAFLCAALGTEIGIAFNKRLGTGFFGGEGFIMQRLQGDGRAFVHAGGTVIKKKLNNETLRVDTGCLVAFTAGIDYDIQRAGSLKSMFFGGEGLFLATLRGTGTVLLQSLPFSRMADRILQHAPRAGGSSKGEGSVLGGLGRLLDGD